One window of the Pseudofrankia sp. DC12 genome contains the following:
- a CDS encoding Lrp/AsnC family transcriptional regulator has product MLEDLDRQIVRLLCADGRMSFTDLARATGLSVSAVHQRVRRLEQRGVITSYSAQVDPTKVGLPLTAFISIKPIDPSQPDDAPDRLAHLDAIEACHSVAGEESYLLKARVAEPADLETLLQQVRAAANVSTRTLVVLSTPYEGRSPAL; this is encoded by the coding sequence GTGCTCGAAGATCTCGACCGGCAGATTGTCCGGCTGCTATGCGCCGACGGGCGGATGAGCTTCACCGACCTCGCCCGCGCTACCGGCCTGTCCGTCTCCGCGGTCCACCAGAGGGTCCGCCGGCTCGAGCAACGCGGGGTGATCACCTCCTACAGCGCCCAGGTCGACCCGACGAAGGTCGGCCTGCCGCTGACCGCCTTCATCTCGATCAAACCGATCGACCCGTCGCAGCCCGACGACGCGCCCGACCGGCTCGCCCACCTCGACGCGATCGAGGCCTGCCACTCGGTCGCCGGCGAGGAGTCCTACCTGCTGAAGGCACGCGTCGCCGAACCGGCCGACCTGGAGACGCTGCTGCAGCAGGTCCGCGCCGCCGCGAACGTCTCCACCCGCACCCTCGTCGTCCTGTCCACCCCCTACGAGGGCCGCTCCCCGGCCCTGTGA
- a CDS encoding amidohydrolase family protein — translation MSSHAHRVPRPDHPARAGRDRARVVLYRGGHIHSPAVPGATALLTAGPRIAWLGADTDAPGGADEVVELAGALVAPAFVDAHVHATATGLTLGGLDLAAAATLTAALDAVRAAARATAGTTLLGTGWDETRWPQRRPPTSAELDRAAPGRLVYLARVDGHTAVVSGPLATASGAPGRDGWLGGGLVRDNAHHAARVHAYDTITPGQREDAWRRLRSTAAGLGIVALHEMAGPEVSSADDLAALLAHAAAEPGPTIAGYWAGDPADLADLADLDPDGTRSVGVGGDLFVDGSLGSHTAALRAPYADRPGHRPAAMLDATAVRDVVLAAVATGRQPGFHAIGDAAVDTVIAGLADAADTASLERLVAARPRIEHCELVHLDQLATLARFGAVAVVQPAFDAFWGGRHGMYAQRLGPDRSEAMNPFAALAAAGVGLALSSDAPVTPLAPWDAIRAATGHHTPAARLGLAAAFDAATRGGWHAARAATDGTLAAHQPATFAVWRLPAGLTGQPTNAPLPDLTGPGPACVRTVLAGTVLHETPTTP, via the coding sequence GTGAGCAGCCACGCGCACCGCGTCCCGCGCCCAGACCACCCGGCTCGGGCCGGTCGCGACCGGGCCCGCGTCGTCCTCTACCGCGGCGGCCACATCCACAGCCCGGCCGTCCCGGGCGCCACCGCGCTGCTCACCGCCGGCCCGCGCATCGCCTGGCTCGGCGCCGACACCGACGCCCCCGGCGGCGCCGACGAGGTCGTCGAGCTCGCCGGTGCCCTCGTCGCCCCCGCGTTCGTCGACGCCCACGTGCACGCCACCGCGACCGGACTCACGCTCGGCGGCCTCGACCTCGCCGCCGCCGCAACCCTGACCGCCGCGCTCGACGCGGTCCGCGCCGCCGCCCGGGCCACCGCCGGCACGACCCTGCTGGGCACCGGCTGGGACGAGACCCGCTGGCCCCAGCGGCGCCCGCCGACGTCCGCCGAGCTCGACCGCGCCGCCCCCGGCCGGCTGGTCTACCTCGCCCGCGTCGACGGCCACACCGCCGTCGTCTCCGGCCCCCTCGCCACCGCGTCCGGTGCCCCCGGCCGGGACGGCTGGCTCGGCGGCGGCCTCGTCCGCGACAACGCCCACCACGCCGCCCGCGTCCACGCCTACGACACGATCACCCCCGGCCAGCGGGAGGACGCCTGGCGGCGGCTGCGGTCAACCGCCGCCGGGCTCGGGATCGTCGCGCTACACGAGATGGCCGGCCCCGAGGTGTCCTCCGCCGACGACCTCGCCGCCCTGCTCGCGCACGCCGCCGCCGAGCCCGGGCCGACGATCGCCGGGTACTGGGCCGGTGACCCGGCCGACCTCGCCGACCTCGCCGACCTCGACCCCGACGGCACGCGGTCGGTCGGCGTCGGCGGGGACCTGTTCGTTGACGGCTCCCTCGGCTCCCACACTGCCGCGCTGCGCGCCCCCTACGCCGACCGGCCCGGCCACCGGCCCGCGGCGATGCTCGACGCCACCGCCGTACGCGACGTCGTGCTCGCCGCGGTCGCGACAGGCCGGCAGCCCGGCTTCCACGCGATCGGCGACGCCGCCGTCGACACCGTCATCGCCGGCCTGGCCGACGCCGCCGACACCGCCAGCCTCGAACGGCTCGTCGCCGCACGCCCCCGGATCGAGCACTGCGAGCTCGTCCACCTCGACCAGCTCGCCACGCTCGCCCGTTTCGGCGCCGTCGCCGTCGTCCAGCCCGCGTTCGACGCCTTCTGGGGCGGCCGGCATGGCATGTACGCCCAACGCCTCGGTCCAGACCGAAGCGAAGCGATGAACCCGTTCGCGGCCCTGGCCGCCGCAGGCGTCGGCCTGGCCCTGTCCTCCGACGCCCCCGTCACCCCGCTCGCCCCCTGGGATGCCATCCGCGCCGCCACCGGCCACCACACCCCCGCCGCCCGCCTTGGCCTCGCGGCCGCCTTCGACGCGGCCACCCGCGGCGGCTGGCACGCCGCCCGCGCCGCCACCGACGGCACCCTCGCCGCCCACCAGCCGGCGACCTTCGCCGTGTGGCGCCTGCCCGCCGGCCTCACCGGACAACCGACGAACGCCCCGCTGCCCGACCTCACCGGCCCCGGCCCGGCCTGCGTGCGCACCGTCCTCGCGGGCACGGTCCTGCACGAGACCCCCACCACCCCATAG